From Mus musculus strain C57BL/6J chromosome 17, GRCm38.p6 C57BL/6J, the proteins below share one genomic window:
- the Vars gene encoding valine--tRNA ligase isoform X1 has translation MSILYVSPHPDAFPSLRALIAARYGEAGDGPGWGGPHPRICLQPPPSSRTPFPPPRLPALEQGPGGLWVWGAPAVAQLLWPAGLGGPGGSRAAVLVQQWVSYADTELIPAACGATLPALGLRGPGQDPQAALGALGKALNPLEDWLRLHTYLAGDAPTLADLAAVTALLLPFRYVLDPSARRIWGNVTRWFNTCVRQPEFRAVLGEVALYSGARSVTQQPGSEVIAPQKTPAQLKKEAKKREKLEKFQQKQKTQQQPPHGEKKPKPEKKEKRDPGVITYDLPTPPGEKKDVSGAMPDSYSPQYVEAAWYPWWERQGFFKPEYGRPSVSAPNPRGVFMMCIPPPNVTGSLHLGHALTNAIQDSLTRWHRMRGETTLWNPGCDHAGIATQVVVEKKLWKERGLNRHQLGREAFLEEVWKWKAEKGDRIYHQLKKLGSSLDWDRACFTMDPKLSATVTEAFVRLHEEGVIYRSTRLVNWSCTLNSAISDIEVDKKELTGRTLLPVPGYKEKVEFGVLVSFAYKVQGSDSDEEVVVATTRIETMLGDVAVAVHPKDPRYQHLKGKCVVHPFLSRSLPIVFDDFVDMEFGTGAVKITPAHDQNDYEVGQRHRLEAISIMDSKGALINVPPPFLGLPRFEARKAVLAALKERGLFRGVKDNPMVVPLCNRSKDVVEPLLRPQWYVRCGEMAQAASAAVTRGDLRILPEAHQRTWHSWMDNIRDWCISRQLWWGHRIPAYFITVHDPAVPPGEDPDGRYWVSGRTEAEAREKAAREFGVSPDKISLQQDEDVLDTWFSSGLFPFSIFGWPNQSEDLSVFYPGTLLETGHDILFFWVARMVMLGLKLTGKLPFREVYLHAIVRDAHGRKMSKSLGNVIDPLDVIHGVSLQGLYDQLLNSNLDPSEVEKAKEGQKADFPAGIPECGTDALRFGLCAYTSQGRDINLDVNRILGYRHFCNKLWNATKFALRGLGKGFVPSATSKPEGHESLVDRWIRSRLTEAVRLSNEGFQAYDFPAITTAQYSFWLYELCDVYLECLKPVLNGVDQVAAECARQTLYTCLDVGLRLLSPFMPFVTEELFQRLPRRTPKAPASLCVTPYPEPSECSWKDPEAEAALELALSITRAVRSLRADYNLTRTRPDCFLEVADEATGALASAVSGYVQALASAGVVAVLALGAPAPQGCAVAVASDRCSIHLQLQGLVDPARELGKLQAKRSEAQRQAQRLQERRAASSYSAKVPLEVQEADEAKLQQTEAELRKVDEAIALFQKML, from the exons ATGTCCATCCTCTACGTCTCTCCTCACCCCGACGCCTTCCCCAGCCTCCGAGCCCTCATCGCTGCCCGATACGGGGAAGCTGGTGACGGTCCCGGGTGGGGAGGCCCTCACCCCCGCATCTGCTTGCAGCCTCCCCCGAGCAGCCGGACTCCATTCCCTCCGCCTCGCCTGCCCGCCCTGGAGCAGGGACCTGGCGGCCTGTGGGTGTGGGGGGCCCCGGCTGTAGCTCAGCTGTTGTGGCCTGCAGGCCTGGGGGGACCCGGGGGCAGCCGGGCAGCTGTCCTGGTCCAGCAGTGGGTCAGTTATGCTGACACGGAGCTCATACCCGCTGCCTGCGGGGCGACCCTGCCTGCCCTGGGACTTCGAGGTCCTGGTCAGGATCCCCAG GCTGCCCTTGGGGCCCTGGGCAAGGCCTTGAACCCCTTGGAGGACTGGCTGCGGCTGCACACCTACCTGGCTGGAGATGCCCCCACTCTGGCTGACTTAGCTGCTGTGACAGCCTTACTGCTGCCTTTCCGATAC GTTCTGGACCCTTCTGCCCGCCGGATCTGGGGCAATGTGACTCGCTGGTTTAACACTTGTGTCCGGCAACCGGAATTCCGGGCTGTGCTGGGAGAAGTGGCCCTGTACTCGGGGGCCAGGTCTGTCACTCAACAGCCAG GCTCTGAGGTCATCGCACCCCAAAAAACACCCGCGCAGCtcaaaaaagaggcaaagaaacgggagaaactagagaaattccagcagaagcagaagacccAGCAGCAGCCCCCGCACGGAGAG aagaaaccaaaaccagagaagaaggagaaacgGGACCCTGGGGTCATTACCTATGACCTCCCTACCCCACCGGGGGAGAAGAAAG aTGTAAGTGGCGCCATGCCCGACTCCTACAGCCCTCAGTATGTGGAGGCTGCCTGGTATCCATGGTGGGAGCGGCAGGGCTTCTTCAAGCCAGAGTACGGG CGTCCTAGTGTGTCAGCACCAAATCCCCGGGGTGTCTTCATGATGTGCATCCCACCCCCCAACGTGACAGGCTCCCTGCACCTGGGCCACGCACTCACCAACGCCATCCAGGACTCCCTGACTCGATG GCACCGCATGCGTGGGGAGACCACCCTATGGAACCCAGGCTGTGACCATGCAGGCATTGCCACCCAGGTGGTGGTGGAAAAGAAGCTCTGGAAAGAGCGGGGTCTGAACCGGCACCAGCTGGGCCGCGAGGCCTTTCTTGAGGAGGTCTGGAAGTGGAAAGCCGA GAAGGGTGACAGGATttaccaccaattaaagaaactTGGCAGCTCCTTGGACTGGGATCGAGCCTGCTTCACCATGGATCCT AAATTGTCAGCAACTGTGACAGAGGCCTTTGTTAGGCTCCACGAAGAAGGGGTCATCTACCGTAGCACCCGCCTGGTCAACTGGTCCTGCACCCTCAACTCAGCCATTTCTGACATTGAG GTGGATAAGAAGGAGCTGACAGGCCGCACCCTGCTTCCTGTGCCTGGCTACAAGGAGAAGGTGGAGTTTGGGGTCCTTGTGTCCTTTGCCTACAAGGTCCAAGGCTCAG ACAGCGacgaggaggtggtggtggcaaCAACCCGGATTGAGACCATGCTGGGAGACGTGGCTGTAGCTGTGCACCCCAAGGATCCCAGATACCAG CACTTAAAGGGAAAGTGTGTCGTCCACCCATTCTTGTCCCGGAGCCTTCCCATCGTCTTCGATGACTTTGTAGACATGGAGTTTGGCACAG GTGCCGTGAAGATCACCCCGGCACATGACCAAAATGACTATGAGGTTGGGCAGCGACACAGGCTCGAGGCCATTAGCATCATGGACTCAAAGGGGGCCCTCATCAATGTGCCTCCACCTTTCCTG GGCCTGCCCAGGTTTGAGGCCAGGAAGGCTGTGCTGGCGGCACTGAAGGAGCGGGGCCTGTTCCGTGGAGTCAAGGACAACCCCATGGTGGTGCCGCTTTGCAA CCGCTCCAAGGATGTGGTGGAGCCTCTGTTAAGGCCACAATGGTACGTGCgctgtggggagatggctcaggctgCCAGTGCTGCTGTGACCCGGGGTGACCTCCGTATACTGCCTGAGGCCCATCAACGGACGTGGCATTCTTGGATGGACAACATCAG AGACTGGTGCATCTCTCGGCAGCTGTGGTGGGGCCACCGAATCCCTGCCTACTTTATCACCGTCCATGACCCGGCAGTACCCCCTGGGGAG GACCCTGATGGGCGGTACTGGGTAAGCGGACGCACTGAAGCAGAGGCCCGAGAGAAGGCAGCACGGGAGTTTGGAGTGTCCCCTGACAAGATCAGCCTTCAGCAAG ATGAGGATGTGTTGGACACCTGGTTCTCCTCCggtctctttcccttctccatcTTTGGCTGGCCCAATCAG TCAGAAGACCTCAGTGTGTTCTACCCTGGGACCCTGTTGGAGACAGGCCATGATATCCTCTTCTTCTGGGTGGCCCGGATGGTCATGCTCGGCCTGAAGCTCACTGGGAAGCTGCCCTTCAGAGAG GTCTATCTCCATGCAATCGTGCGTGATGCTCATGGCAGGAAGATGAGCAAGTCTCTTGGCAATGTCATCGACCCCCTGGATGTCATCCATGGAGTTTCCTTGCAG GGCCTCTATGACCAACTACTGAACAGCAACCTGGATCCCAGTGAGGTGGAGAAAGCCAAAGAAGGACAG AAGGCCGACTTTCCAGCAGGGATTCCCGAGTGTGGCACTGATGCCCTACGCTTTGGACTCTGTGCCTACACATCCCAAG GTCGAGACATCAACCTGGATGTGAACAGGATCCTGGGGTACCGTCACTTCTGCAACAAACTCTGGAATGCTACCAAGTTTGCCCTGCGCGGCCTTGGGAAGGGCTTTGTGCCCTCAGCAACCTCCAAG CCTGAAGGGCACGAGAGCCTGGTGGACCGCTGGATCCGCAGCCGCCTAACTGAGGCCGTGAGGCTCAGCAATGAAGGCTTCCAGGCTTACGATTTCCCGGCCATCACCACCGCCCAGTACAGCTTTTGGCTCTATGAGCTCTGTGATGTCTATTTG GAGTGTCTAAAACCTGTGCTGAATGGAGTGGACCAGGTGGCGGCAGAGTGTGCTCGGCAGACCCTCTACACCTGCCTGGATGTTGGCCTGCGGCTGCTCTCGCCCTTCATGCCCTTTGTCACAGAggagctattccagagactgccccgGCGGACACCAAAAGCGCCTGCTAGCCTCTGTGTCACCCCGTACCCAGAGCCCTCAGAG TGCTCCTGGAAGGACCCTGAAGCTGAAGCTGCTCTTGAACTAGCTCTGAGCATCACTCGAGCTGTGCGCTCCCTGCGTGCTGACTACAACCTGACCCGCACCAGGCCCGACT GTTTCTTGGAAGTAGCCGATGAGGCCACAGGTGCCTTGGCCTCGGCAGTGTCGGGCTACGTGCAGGCTCTGGCCAGTGCGGGCGTGGTGGCTGTCCTCGCCCTGGGTGCTCCTGCACCGCAGGGCTGCGCTGTAGCTGTGGCTTCTGACCGCTGCTCCATCCACCTGCAGCTGCAGGGGCTAGTGGACCCAGCCCGGGAGTTGGGCAAGCTGCAGGCCAAGCGAAGTGAGGCACAGCGGCAGGCTCAGCGGCTGCAGGAGCGCCGTGCTGCCTCCAGCTACTCAGCAAAGGTGCCCCTTGAGGTCCAGGAGGCAGATGAAGCGAAG TTGCAACAGACAGAGGCGGAGCTCAGGAAGGTGGATGAGGCCATCGCCCTGTTCCAGAAGATGCTGTGA
- the Vars gene encoding valine--tRNA ligase isoform X2, with amino-acid sequence MRGETTLWNPGCDHAGIATQVVVEKKLWKERGLNRHQLGREAFLEEVWKWKAEKGDRIYHQLKKLGSSLDWDRACFTMDPKLSATVTEAFVRLHEEGVIYRSTRLVNWSCTLNSAISDIEVDKKELTGRTLLPVPGYKEKVEFGVLVSFAYKVQGSDSDEEVVVATTRIETMLGDVAVAVHPKDPRYQHLKGKCVVHPFLSRSLPIVFDDFVDMEFGTGAVKITPAHDQNDYEVGQRHRLEAISIMDSKGALINVPPPFLGLPRFEARKAVLAALKERGLFRGVKDNPMVVPLCNRSKDVVEPLLRPQWYVRCGEMAQAASAAVTRGDLRILPEAHQRTWHSWMDNIRDWCISRQLWWGHRIPAYFITVHDPAVPPGEDPDGRYWVSGRTEAEAREKAAREFGVSPDKISLQQDEDVLDTWFSSGLFPFSIFGWPNQSEDLSVFYPGTLLETGHDILFFWVARMVMLGLKLTGKLPFREVYLHAIVRDAHGRKMSKSLGNVIDPLDVIHGVSLQGLYDQLLNSNLDPSEVEKAKEGQKADFPAGIPECGTDALRFGLCAYTSQGRDINLDVNRILGYRHFCNKLWNATKFALRGLGKGFVPSATSKPEGHESLVDRWIRSRLTEAVRLSNEGFQAYDFPAITTAQYSFWLYELCDVYLECLKPVLNGVDQVAAECARQTLYTCLDVGLRLLSPFMPFVTEELFQRLPRRTPKAPASLCVTPYPEPSECSWKDPEAEAALELALSITRAVRSLRADYNLTRTRPDCFLEVADEATGALASAVSGYVQALASAGVVAVLALGAPAPQGCAVAVASDRCSIHLQLQGLVDPARELGKLQAKRSEAQRQAQRLQERRAASSYSAKVPLEVQEADEAKLQQTEAELRKVDEAIALFQKML; translated from the exons ATGCGTGGGGAGACCACCCTATGGAACCCAGGCTGTGACCATGCAGGCATTGCCACCCAGGTGGTGGTGGAAAAGAAGCTCTGGAAAGAGCGGGGTCTGAACCGGCACCAGCTGGGCCGCGAGGCCTTTCTTGAGGAGGTCTGGAAGTGGAAAGCCGA GAAGGGTGACAGGATttaccaccaattaaagaaactTGGCAGCTCCTTGGACTGGGATCGAGCCTGCTTCACCATGGATCCT AAATTGTCAGCAACTGTGACAGAGGCCTTTGTTAGGCTCCACGAAGAAGGGGTCATCTACCGTAGCACCCGCCTGGTCAACTGGTCCTGCACCCTCAACTCAGCCATTTCTGACATTGAG GTGGATAAGAAGGAGCTGACAGGCCGCACCCTGCTTCCTGTGCCTGGCTACAAGGAGAAGGTGGAGTTTGGGGTCCTTGTGTCCTTTGCCTACAAGGTCCAAGGCTCAG ACAGCGacgaggaggtggtggtggcaaCAACCCGGATTGAGACCATGCTGGGAGACGTGGCTGTAGCTGTGCACCCCAAGGATCCCAGATACCAG CACTTAAAGGGAAAGTGTGTCGTCCACCCATTCTTGTCCCGGAGCCTTCCCATCGTCTTCGATGACTTTGTAGACATGGAGTTTGGCACAG GTGCCGTGAAGATCACCCCGGCACATGACCAAAATGACTATGAGGTTGGGCAGCGACACAGGCTCGAGGCCATTAGCATCATGGACTCAAAGGGGGCCCTCATCAATGTGCCTCCACCTTTCCTG GGCCTGCCCAGGTTTGAGGCCAGGAAGGCTGTGCTGGCGGCACTGAAGGAGCGGGGCCTGTTCCGTGGAGTCAAGGACAACCCCATGGTGGTGCCGCTTTGCAA CCGCTCCAAGGATGTGGTGGAGCCTCTGTTAAGGCCACAATGGTACGTGCgctgtggggagatggctcaggctgCCAGTGCTGCTGTGACCCGGGGTGACCTCCGTATACTGCCTGAGGCCCATCAACGGACGTGGCATTCTTGGATGGACAACATCAG AGACTGGTGCATCTCTCGGCAGCTGTGGTGGGGCCACCGAATCCCTGCCTACTTTATCACCGTCCATGACCCGGCAGTACCCCCTGGGGAG GACCCTGATGGGCGGTACTGGGTAAGCGGACGCACTGAAGCAGAGGCCCGAGAGAAGGCAGCACGGGAGTTTGGAGTGTCCCCTGACAAGATCAGCCTTCAGCAAG ATGAGGATGTGTTGGACACCTGGTTCTCCTCCggtctctttcccttctccatcTTTGGCTGGCCCAATCAG TCAGAAGACCTCAGTGTGTTCTACCCTGGGACCCTGTTGGAGACAGGCCATGATATCCTCTTCTTCTGGGTGGCCCGGATGGTCATGCTCGGCCTGAAGCTCACTGGGAAGCTGCCCTTCAGAGAG GTCTATCTCCATGCAATCGTGCGTGATGCTCATGGCAGGAAGATGAGCAAGTCTCTTGGCAATGTCATCGACCCCCTGGATGTCATCCATGGAGTTTCCTTGCAG GGCCTCTATGACCAACTACTGAACAGCAACCTGGATCCCAGTGAGGTGGAGAAAGCCAAAGAAGGACAG AAGGCCGACTTTCCAGCAGGGATTCCCGAGTGTGGCACTGATGCCCTACGCTTTGGACTCTGTGCCTACACATCCCAAG GTCGAGACATCAACCTGGATGTGAACAGGATCCTGGGGTACCGTCACTTCTGCAACAAACTCTGGAATGCTACCAAGTTTGCCCTGCGCGGCCTTGGGAAGGGCTTTGTGCCCTCAGCAACCTCCAAG CCTGAAGGGCACGAGAGCCTGGTGGACCGCTGGATCCGCAGCCGCCTAACTGAGGCCGTGAGGCTCAGCAATGAAGGCTTCCAGGCTTACGATTTCCCGGCCATCACCACCGCCCAGTACAGCTTTTGGCTCTATGAGCTCTGTGATGTCTATTTG GAGTGTCTAAAACCTGTGCTGAATGGAGTGGACCAGGTGGCGGCAGAGTGTGCTCGGCAGACCCTCTACACCTGCCTGGATGTTGGCCTGCGGCTGCTCTCGCCCTTCATGCCCTTTGTCACAGAggagctattccagagactgccccgGCGGACACCAAAAGCGCCTGCTAGCCTCTGTGTCACCCCGTACCCAGAGCCCTCAGAG TGCTCCTGGAAGGACCCTGAAGCTGAAGCTGCTCTTGAACTAGCTCTGAGCATCACTCGAGCTGTGCGCTCCCTGCGTGCTGACTACAACCTGACCCGCACCAGGCCCGACT GTTTCTTGGAAGTAGCCGATGAGGCCACAGGTGCCTTGGCCTCGGCAGTGTCGGGCTACGTGCAGGCTCTGGCCAGTGCGGGCGTGGTGGCTGTCCTCGCCCTGGGTGCTCCTGCACCGCAGGGCTGCGCTGTAGCTGTGGCTTCTGACCGCTGCTCCATCCACCTGCAGCTGCAGGGGCTAGTGGACCCAGCCCGGGAGTTGGGCAAGCTGCAGGCCAAGCGAAGTGAGGCACAGCGGCAGGCTCAGCGGCTGCAGGAGCGCCGTGCTGCCTCCAGCTACTCAGCAAAGGTGCCCCTTGAGGTCCAGGAGGCAGATGAAGCGAAG TTGCAACAGACAGAGGCGGAGCTCAGGAAGGTGGATGAGGCCATCGCCCTGTTCCAGAAGATGCTGTGA